A genomic region of Sideroxydans sp. CL21 contains the following coding sequences:
- a CDS encoding biopolymer transporter ExbD: protein MNFQRGRNREVPEINLIPMIDVLLVILIFLMVTTSYSNFAQLQINLPQASGEAGVSAAGKPINVAVDASEHYAVNNVRSAFNGVNDFAEILRKSAGDQTDPTIIINADGKATHQSVINIMEAARIAGFGRITFTTQNQSK from the coding sequence ATGAATTTTCAGCGCGGACGCAATCGCGAGGTACCGGAGATCAATCTGATCCCGATGATTGACGTGCTGCTGGTTATCCTGATCTTTTTGATGGTCACTACCAGCTATTCCAATTTCGCGCAGTTGCAGATCAACCTGCCGCAGGCTTCCGGCGAAGCAGGCGTATCCGCCGCCGGCAAGCCGATCAACGTGGCGGTCGATGCCTCGGAGCATTACGCGGTAAACAATGTGCGTTCCGCATTCAACGGCGTGAACGATTTTGCCGAAATATTGCGCAAGTCCGCCGGCGATCAAACCGATCCGACCATCATCATCAACGCCGATGGCAAGGCAACGCACCAGTCCGTCATCAATATCATGGAAGCCGCACGCATTGCGGGTTTCGGACGTATTACCTTCACTACGCAAAACCAAAGCAAGTAA
- a CDS encoding Trm112 family protein, whose product MDAKLLDILVCPLCKSPLIYRKAEQELICKADRLAFAIKDDIPVMLADEARELTLKEIESL is encoded by the coding sequence ATGGACGCAAAACTTCTCGACATTCTGGTTTGCCCCCTGTGCAAATCCCCTCTTATATATCGCAAAGCGGAACAAGAACTGATCTGCAAAGCAGACAGACTGGCCTTCGCCATCAAAGATGACATTCCGGTGATGCTGGCAGACGAAGCACGCGAACTTACCCTGAAAGAGATTGAATCGCTTTGA
- a CDS encoding MotA/TolQ/ExbB proton channel family protein, protein MFTLIEAAGWPIYLLLIASLVAVTLITERSLFLRHKKIVPPTLIDEVVQELKQRGVSQQMLTRLSEGSPLGKVFAAGLKNIKSAPEVMKESIEEAGRGAAHDLERFLTTLGTIASISPLLGLFGTVIGMIEIFGSQNAGGAAPAELAHGISVALYNTAFGLIVAVPSMIAYRHFRAQVDSLTIEMEQQAIKLVEVVHGERK, encoded by the coding sequence GTGTTCACACTCATTGAAGCGGCCGGTTGGCCGATCTATTTACTCCTCATCGCATCCCTGGTCGCTGTCACACTCATTACCGAACGTTCACTTTTCTTGCGCCACAAGAAAATCGTGCCACCCACGCTGATCGACGAGGTGGTCCAGGAACTCAAACAGCGCGGCGTCAGCCAGCAGATGCTTACAAGATTGAGCGAAGGATCTCCGCTGGGCAAGGTGTTCGCTGCGGGATTGAAGAACATCAAGAGCGCGCCTGAAGTGATGAAAGAGTCGATCGAGGAGGCTGGACGCGGTGCCGCACACGATCTCGAGCGCTTCCTCACCACGCTGGGCACGATCGCCTCGATCAGCCCGTTGCTCGGCCTGTTCGGCACCGTGATCGGCATGATCGAAATCTTCGGTTCGCAGAATGCGGGCGGCGCCGCTCCGGCCGAACTGGCGCACGGCATCTCGGTGGCCTTATACAACACCGCTTTCGGGCTGATCGTTGCCGTGCCCAGCATGATCGCCTACCGCCATTTTCGTGCGCAGGTCGATTCTCTGACGATCGAGATGGAGCAGCAGGCGATCAAACTGGTCGAAGTCGTGCACGGTGAGCGCAAATGA
- the lpxK gene encoding tetraacyldisaccharide 4'-kinase — MERLQHHWYRLSPLHLLLFPVSLVFRSLAAARRFLYRTGILASVKLPVPVVVVGNISVGGTGKTPLTLWLAQQLVDNGWHPGIVSRGYTGASEQKSVPHEISIEDAADEVGDEPLLMAQRALCPVWIGRNRPAAALALLQAHPECDIILSDDGLQHYRLQRDVEIVVVDGARRFGNGLLLPAGPLREPVSRMHTVDAVVINGGQANGTEFAMSLQGSLFYNLLNPAIVVSASEFAGQHLHAIAGIGHPRRFFTHLEHLGLNAQQHAFPDHYRYSATDIAFKDADAILMTEKDAVKCAAFATEKCWVLRVDAQVNTALTQLILKKVTP, encoded by the coding sequence ATGGAGCGGCTGCAACACCACTGGTATCGACTTTCGCCGCTCCACCTGCTGCTCTTCCCGGTCAGCCTGGTCTTTCGCTCACTCGCGGCCGCGCGGCGCTTTCTTTACCGCACCGGCATTCTGGCTTCTGTCAAACTGCCCGTCCCGGTCGTCGTCGTCGGCAACATCAGCGTGGGCGGCACCGGCAAGACCCCGCTTACGCTCTGGCTGGCACAACAGCTGGTCGACAATGGCTGGCACCCCGGCATCGTCAGCCGCGGCTACACTGGAGCCTCCGAACAAAAGTCAGTTCCGCATGAAATCTCGATAGAGGACGCCGCAGATGAGGTCGGCGACGAACCGCTACTGATGGCGCAGCGCGCACTTTGTCCCGTGTGGATAGGACGCAATCGACCTGCAGCGGCGCTTGCCCTGCTGCAAGCGCACCCCGAATGCGACATCATCCTGAGCGATGACGGATTGCAGCACTATCGTTTGCAGCGTGATGTGGAGATCGTCGTCGTTGATGGCGCAAGGCGTTTCGGAAATGGCCTGTTGCTGCCTGCCGGCCCATTGCGCGAACCTGTATCGCGTATGCACACAGTGGATGCGGTCGTGATCAACGGCGGACAGGCAAACGGAACGGAATTTGCCATGAGCCTGCAGGGTTCGCTTTTCTATAACTTGCTCAATCCCGCAATCGTTGTTTCTGCCAGCGAGTTCGCCGGACAGCATTTGCATGCCATCGCCGGCATCGGCCATCCGCGTCGATTTTTCACCCACCTCGAACATCTCGGACTGAATGCACAACAGCATGCCTTTCCCGATCACTATCGCTATTCTGCAACCGATATCGCTTTCAAAGATGCGGATGCGATACTCATGACCGAAAAAGATGCGGTAAAATGCGCGGCATTCGCCACCGAGAAATGCTGGGTGCTGCGTGTGGATGCACAAGTCAACACAGCTCTTACTCAATTAATCCTGAAAAAGGTCACGCCATAA